The Paraburkholderia megapolitana genomic sequence GGTTTGATCGAGTTCCGGCATGTAGATGTCGAGACCGATCGCCAGCGGTTTCTGTGCGGCGATCGCGTCGACGAGGGTAGCCAGCCGGTTGCGCGGCCACGGCCATTGACCGACGGCTTCCAGCGTCTTGTCGTCGATTTCGACAACGATTACCGGCTGCGTCGTCGGCACGCGCGGAAAACGGCGCTGGTAGTGGTCGAACAGCAGTTGCCGCGCCGAACCGAAGGCGTCCGGAAGCACGCCGTTGAACGTATTGAGAAAGGCCGGACGCGACACATTGGTCGGCCACTCGCCGCATAGATCGAGCAGGACCAGGGTGAACAGCACGACGAGCGCCCAGGGCCGCCCTTTACGCGCTCTGAGCATGCTTCTAATGAAGATGAGCCCGGTGTTGAGATAGCGCTTCATGTCGACGGCGGAAAAGAGGCGACGATCACGCGAGGCGGTGCGCCATGGTCCGGTTCACTGAATCGTGATCACGACACGGCGGTTCATCTGGCTCGGCACGCCGTCTGCCGTGTGCACGATCGGCTCGCGCTTGCCGCGTCCGGCGGTTTCGATTTGCTGCGCGGGTATGCCGGCCTTGGTGAGGAATGCGGCGACAGTCTGGGCGCGGCGTATCGAGAGCCTGTCGTTGAATTCGACGGAACCTGGTGAATCGGTATGACCGACCACCGTGAGATGGGGAGCGGGCCACGTTGCCAGCGCAGTCTTCAGCTTCGTGACAGTGGCCGCCGAATCCGGGGCCATCTGGGTAGCGGAGTCGAACAGAAAGTTGATGGTGAACGTCATGGGACGCGGGGGGCGTGCGGCCAGCAGATCGCCATAGCGCCCCTGCACGTCGGACGGGTTCCCCTCGGTCACTTCGATCGCGCCGTTCCTCGCAACACTGGCCTGCGCATAGGCGGTGTCGATCACCTGCGTTGTGTTAACGCTCTTGACGACGACGGCGCCGACGCTCCCGCCCGGATCCGGCAACAAGGTGATCTTGTCCGGCGTCGAGCTGCACGCGCAAAGGCAGGTTGTGACGATTAACGCCGCCGGTCTCAACCGGTCGCTCTGGATGGACACTTTCAACGCCCGCTCCCGCTTTCGCCGCCGACTTCGATAATGAATT encodes the following:
- a CDS encoding OmpA family protein; this translates as MSIQSDRLRPAALIVTTCLCACSSTPDKITLLPDPGGSVGAVVVKSVNTTQVIDTAYAQASVARNGAIEVTEGNPSDVQGRYGDLLAARPPRPMTFTINFLFDSATQMAPDSAATVTKLKTALATWPAPHLTVVGHTDSPGSVEFNDRLSIRRAQTVAAFLTKAGIPAQQIETAGRGKREPIVHTADGVPSQMNRRVVITIQ